One genomic window of Nicotiana sylvestris chromosome 10, ASM39365v2, whole genome shotgun sequence includes the following:
- the LOC104219193 gene encoding probable inactive poly [ADP-ribose] polymerase SRO2 isoform X1, giving the protein MEQLREEDQVSMTIENPEMLLSSDSEAESSSNPRLEHNFRLFKTNGMIKLEENNKEHGLIKSGFITCMGPLAKQVEVVAIHKNSCSTLLGKARLEAFRIFSEAVREKCNGNANIKYAWFGSSKEEIGNIISHGFSTTTEPKSGECFGIGVYLYPANFDGVLSAVEDENGLRHMLLCRVILGNTEEIAAGSTQSQPTSEEFDSGVDNIVAPTTYTIWASHMNSHIFPNFLVSFRCPNYLLGSSKIRKVPLKPTPRIKFPDLLRALSKFLHPSRMASISKYYEDFQRSKITKLVLVRKLRQIAGDTSLRAVMKLYPHKDIGN; this is encoded by the exons ATGGAGCAACTTAGAGAAGAAGACCAAGTTTCCATGACAATAGAAAATCCAGAAATGTTACTTTCTTCCGATTCTGAAGCCGAGTCGTCTTCTAATCCTAGATTGGAGCATAACTTCAG GTTGTTCAAGACAAATGGGATGATAAAATTAGAGGAAAATAACAAAGAACATGGTTTAATCAAGTCAGGGTTTATTACTTGTATGGGGCCATTGGCAAAACAAGTTGAAGTTGTAGCCATACACAAAAATTCATGTTCAACTCTATTAGGGAAAGCAAGATTGGAAGCTTTTCGCATTTTCTCTGAAGCAGTGAGGGAAAAATGCAATGGAAATGCCAATATCAAATATGCTTGGTTTGGTTCTTCTAAAGAGGAAATTGGTAACATTATTTCTCATGGATTTTCTACAACTACAGAACCAAAATCTGGAGAATGTTTTGGCATTGGTGTTTATCTTTATCCAGCAAATTTCGATGG GGTATTATCAGCAGTGGAAGATGAGAATGGATTAAGGCATATGTTACTTTGCCGAGTAATCTTAGGGAACACGGAAGAGATTGCGGCTGGCTCCACACAATCTCAGCCGACTTCTGAAGAATTTGACTCGGGGGTTGATAATATTGTGGCTCCTACAACATACACTATTTGGGCTTCCCACATGAATTCTCATATTTTCCCCAACTTTCTAGTCAGTTTCAGGTGTCCTAATTACTTGTTAG gTTCTTCAAAAATTAGGAAGGTCCCATTGAAGCCCACTCCACGTATAAAGTTTCCTGATTTATTGCGAGCGCTTTCCAAGTTTTTACATCCTTCAAGAATGGCTTCGATCTCAAAATACTATGAAGATTTTCag AGAAGCAAGATCACGAAATTGGTACTCGTTCGGAAGCTGAGGCAAATAGCTGGAGATACGTCATTAAGAGCTGTGATGAAATTGTATCCACACAAG GATATCGGAAACTAA
- the LOC104219195 gene encoding uncharacterized protein: MVGPYDTIGDVKTVIQKYEGIPFHKQKLTFCGAEPDDSEYLYDQNESFLLLQYKSVTQVFVINNLSGRVLKVAVDPDDTIGDVKAAIYEKEGIRLHEQSYCSFDDSIPQF; this comes from the coding sequence ATGGTAGGGCCTTATGACACCATCGGAGATGTTAAGACTGTCATTCAAAAATATGAGGGGATTCCATTTCATAAACAGAAATTAACCTTCTGTGGAGCTGAGCCTGATGATTCCGAGTATCTCTATGACCAAAATGAGAGTTTTCTGTTGCTTCAATATAAATCAGTGACACAGGTATTTGTGATAAATAATTTATCAGGACGTGTGCTTAAGGTAGCGGTGGACCCTGATGACACAATTGGAGATGTTAAGGCTGCCATTTACGAAAAGGAGGGTATTCGATTACATGAGCAGAGTTATTGCTCCTTTGATGACTCGATTCCACAGTTCTAG
- the LOC104219193 gene encoding probable inactive poly [ADP-ribose] polymerase SRO2 isoform X2, translating into MEQLREEDQVSMTIENPEMLLSSDSEAESSSNPRLEHNFRLFKTNGMIKLEENNKEHGLIKSGFITCMGPLAKQVEVVAIHKNSCSTLLGKARLEAFRIFSEAVREKCNGNANIKYAWFGSSKEEIGNIISHGFSTTTEPKSGECFGIGVYLYPANFDGVLSAVEDENGLRHMLLCRVILGNTEEIAAGSTQSQPTSEEFDSGVDNIVAPTTYTIWASHMNSHIFPNFLVSFRCPNYLLGSSKIRKVPLKPTPRIKFPDLLRALSKFLHPSRMASISKYYEDFQRSKITKLVLVRKLRQIAGDTSLRAVMKLYPHK; encoded by the exons ATGGAGCAACTTAGAGAAGAAGACCAAGTTTCCATGACAATAGAAAATCCAGAAATGTTACTTTCTTCCGATTCTGAAGCCGAGTCGTCTTCTAATCCTAGATTGGAGCATAACTTCAG GTTGTTCAAGACAAATGGGATGATAAAATTAGAGGAAAATAACAAAGAACATGGTTTAATCAAGTCAGGGTTTATTACTTGTATGGGGCCATTGGCAAAACAAGTTGAAGTTGTAGCCATACACAAAAATTCATGTTCAACTCTATTAGGGAAAGCAAGATTGGAAGCTTTTCGCATTTTCTCTGAAGCAGTGAGGGAAAAATGCAATGGAAATGCCAATATCAAATATGCTTGGTTTGGTTCTTCTAAAGAGGAAATTGGTAACATTATTTCTCATGGATTTTCTACAACTACAGAACCAAAATCTGGAGAATGTTTTGGCATTGGTGTTTATCTTTATCCAGCAAATTTCGATGG GGTATTATCAGCAGTGGAAGATGAGAATGGATTAAGGCATATGTTACTTTGCCGAGTAATCTTAGGGAACACGGAAGAGATTGCGGCTGGCTCCACACAATCTCAGCCGACTTCTGAAGAATTTGACTCGGGGGTTGATAATATTGTGGCTCCTACAACATACACTATTTGGGCTTCCCACATGAATTCTCATATTTTCCCCAACTTTCTAGTCAGTTTCAGGTGTCCTAATTACTTGTTAG gTTCTTCAAAAATTAGGAAGGTCCCATTGAAGCCCACTCCACGTATAAAGTTTCCTGATTTATTGCGAGCGCTTTCCAAGTTTTTACATCCTTCAAGAATGGCTTCGATCTCAAAATACTATGAAGATTTTCag AGAAGCAAGATCACGAAATTGGTACTCGTTCGGAAGCTGAGGCAAATAGCTGGAGATACGTCATTAAGAGCTGTGATGAAATTGTATCCACACAAG TAG